One segment of candidate division WOR-3 bacterium DNA contains the following:
- a CDS encoding serine hydroxymethyltransferase yields MSALKITDPEIYEAIMGETRRQADNLELIASENFVSEAVLEAMGSVMTNKYAEGYPGKRYYGGCEFVDVAEKIARDRVKELFGAERANVQPHSGSQANMAAYFALLKPEEWPEGAPKPVVMGLDLSHGGHLTHGHPISFSGIFFNMVHYAVDPKTEQIDFSALKKLAAESKPKLIIAGASAYPRELDFTKFKEIADEVGAKLVVDMAHIAGLVAAGIHNSPVPHADAVTSTTHKTLRGPRGGLILCKKDNYNDVNRWVFPGIQGGPLEHIIAAKAVAFGEALKPEFKQYQHKIVENAKALSEALKQKGFRLVTNGTDTHLMLVDLRSKGVTGKAAEEALDKAGITANKNTIPFDPEKPFVASGLRLGTPSVTTRGMGTNEMKKIALLIDKAVSAINDESALSSVKSEVVDLTSAFPLYEQRLER; encoded by the coding sequence ATGAGCGCTTTAAAAATAACGGATCCGGAAATATACGAAGCGATCATGGGAGAAACACGCAGACAAGCCGACAATCTCGAACTCATAGCTTCGGAGAACTTTGTCAGCGAAGCGGTCCTTGAGGCGATGGGTTCGGTAATGACAAATAAATACGCCGAAGGTTACCCCGGAAAACGCTATTACGGCGGATGCGAATTTGTCGACGTGGCCGAAAAAATAGCTCGGGACAGAGTTAAGGAGCTGTTCGGAGCCGAAAGAGCCAACGTCCAGCCGCATTCAGGAAGCCAGGCAAACATGGCGGCGTATTTCGCCCTCCTCAAGCCCGAGGAATGGCCAGAAGGAGCCCCCAAACCAGTAGTCATGGGGCTCGATCTTTCTCACGGCGGACATTTGACACACGGACATCCCATCAGTTTTTCTGGAATATTCTTCAACATGGTTCATTATGCCGTTGACCCGAAAACGGAACAGATTGACTTTTCAGCGCTGAAAAAACTCGCCGCTGAATCGAAACCGAAGCTGATAATCGCGGGAGCGAGCGCCTATCCACGGGAGCTGGATTTCACAAAATTCAAAGAAATTGCAGACGAAGTCGGGGCAAAACTCGTCGTCGACATGGCTCACATAGCCGGACTCGTCGCCGCCGGAATTCACAATTCTCCGGTGCCTCACGCAGACGCGGTGACTTCTACTACGCACAAAACCCTCAGGGGACCAAGAGGCGGACTGATTCTCTGCAAAAAAGACAATTACAACGACGTGAACAGATGGGTTTTCCCCGGAATTCAGGGAGGCCCTCTTGAACACATCATAGCCGCCAAAGCAGTCGCGTTCGGAGAAGCACTGAAACCCGAATTCAAGCAGTATCAGCACAAAATTGTTGAAAACGCAAAAGCTTTGTCGGAAGCGCTGAAGCAAAAAGGCTTCAGGCTTGTCACAAACGGCACCGACACCCATCTGATGCTCGTCGACCTCCGATCCAAAGGCGTTACCGGTAAGGCCGCCGAAGAAGCTCTGGATAAAGCCGGAATAACTGCAAACAAGAACACAATTCCTTTCGATCCTGAAAAACCTTTCGTCGCCAGCGGCCTGAGATTGGGAACTCCTTCAGTGACTACAAGGGGAATGGGAACAAATGAAATGAAGAAAATAGCTCTTCTCATAGACAAAGCTGTTTCGGCCATCAATGACGA
- the rpiB gene encoding ribose 5-phosphate isomerase B — MTISIGSDHRGYLLKKTLTRYLSEKDIEVSDEGSHSPESADYPVFASAVGLKVTEKKADFGILVCGSGIGMSVAANRIKGVRAALCTSKEQILSSRRHNDANVLVLASDLTTEYLAISWVDAWLNEKFEGGRHQKRIQQIDNN; from the coding sequence ATGACCATATCCATCGGCAGTGATCACAGAGGCTATCTTTTGAAAAAAACTCTCACGCGCTACCTGTCGGAAAAAGACATCGAAGTATCAGACGAAGGGTCTCATTCCCCTGAATCGGCCGACTACCCGGTTTTCGCTTCAGCCGTTGGACTAAAAGTGACTGAAAAAAAAGCCGATTTCGGCATTCTCGTATGCGGATCAGGCATAGGCATGAGCGTAGCCGCAAACAGGATAAAAGGAGTCAGGGCGGCTCTTTGCACGTCAAAAGAACAGATCCTCTCGAGCAGGCGCCACAACGACGCAAACGTTCTCGTTCTGGCCTCCGATCTGACGACCGAATACCTCGCGATAAGCTGGGTTGACGCCTGGCTGAACGAAAAATTCGAAGGCGGCCGGCACCAAAAAAGAATTCAGCAAATAGACAATAACTAA
- the trmFO gene encoding methylenetetrahydrofolate--tRNA-(uracil(54)-C(5))-methyltransferase (FADH(2)-oxidizing) TrmFO, whose amino-acid sequence MSETVNIAGGGLAGCEAAQLLTNSGIKVNIYEARPLVKTGAHRTDCLAELVCSNSFKSTELTNAHGLLKSEMKSLGSLVIDCAEKTSVPGGKALTVDRNGFSRLVHETIEKNVNIKIIREEVKSPSEGLWIIATGPLSSENICSWIKNVTGHDFLYFTDAMSPIVELEHIDLDICYMAGRYGFGDDYLNCPFDTETYEKFLRELALAQRAESHHDENVFFQGCMPVEEIAAGGYDTLRFGLMKPRGLKDPHTGKEPFAVCQLRRENKEMKRWNIVGFQTRLKYSEQKKIFLSIPGLNGAKFIRYGQAHRNTYINSPKILEKDTMFIKNLKTAVAGQLSGVEGYTESAASGMLAAFCVLAKIKNIQFVPPPEHTLMGGLFRHVHEEKSDFQPSAANYSLVEAPEMRFKNKKEKQAYMSSRSMEAIIQWRNGFLREILF is encoded by the coding sequence ATGTCTGAAACTGTAAACATCGCCGGGGGCGGCCTTGCCGGCTGTGAGGCCGCACAGCTCTTAACGAATTCCGGCATTAAAGTCAATATTTACGAAGCCAGACCACTGGTGAAAACGGGGGCACACAGAACAGATTGCCTGGCCGAACTCGTCTGTTCAAATTCTTTCAAAAGCACCGAACTGACAAACGCGCACGGTTTGCTTAAAAGCGAAATGAAGTCTCTGGGTTCTCTCGTCATCGACTGCGCCGAAAAAACATCCGTTCCCGGCGGGAAAGCGCTCACTGTAGATAGAAACGGTTTTTCACGTCTAGTTCACGAAACGATCGAAAAAAACGTCAACATAAAAATCATCAGAGAAGAAGTGAAGTCGCCGTCAGAAGGGCTCTGGATAATCGCCACTGGTCCCCTGTCGTCCGAAAATATATGCAGTTGGATAAAGAATGTGACGGGACACGATTTTCTTTATTTCACCGATGCGATGTCGCCTATTGTGGAACTGGAACATATTGACCTCGATATCTGCTACATGGCGGGCAGGTACGGTTTTGGAGATGATTATCTCAATTGCCCTTTCGACACTGAAACCTATGAAAAATTCCTTAGAGAACTCGCCCTGGCACAGAGGGCTGAATCTCATCACGACGAAAATGTATTCTTCCAGGGATGTATGCCCGTTGAAGAAATAGCTGCGGGAGGTTACGACACGCTGAGATTCGGCCTTATGAAACCCAGGGGACTCAAAGATCCCCATACCGGCAAGGAACCGTTCGCGGTCTGTCAGCTGAGAAGAGAGAACAAAGAGATGAAAAGATGGAATATTGTCGGTTTCCAGACAAGACTCAAATATTCTGAACAAAAAAAGATATTTTTGTCCATACCTGGACTAAACGGCGCAAAATTCATAAGATACGGTCAGGCACACAGAAACACATACATCAATTCGCCGAAAATTTTAGAAAAAGACACCATGTTCATTAAAAACTTGAAGACTGCTGTTGCAGGTCAGTTGAGCGGGGTTGAAGGTTACACTGAATCCGCCGCATCAGGAATGCTTGCAGCGTTCTGCGTCCTCGCAAAGATAAAAAACATACAATTTGTTCCTCCACCCGAGCACACTCTCATGGGAGGACTTTTCAGGCACGTTCATGAAGAAAAAAGTGACTTTCAGCCCAGTGCCGCGAATTATTCCCTCGTCGAAGCGCCGGAAATGAGGTTTAAAAACAAAAAAGAAAAGCAGGCTTACATGTCTTCCCGCTCGATGGAAGCGATAATTCAATGGAGGAACGGTTTTCTGCGGGAAATTCTGTTTTAG
- a CDS encoding tyrosine-type recombinase/integrase, with the protein MKENCKKTTIARKISVIKNFFRSSMKEASPAEKITPMKKDRYLPSYVTEKDMASLLNKKSQSAPKNFRDEVIIDLLYSTGIRSEELARIDIGDVNLAEREIRVLGKRNKTRIAPFPEALLKRLADYIHERKNEKSKDGSNALFLGKRGARINTREIRRIVHRAITPFITAERMGAHVLRHSFATHLLDNGADLRFVQELLGHASPTTTQIYTHVSLKRLKDIYKTAHPRSGKKD; encoded by the coding sequence ATGAAAGAAAATTGCAAAAAGACGACAATTGCGAGAAAGATTTCGGTAATAAAGAACTTTTTCAGGAGCAGTATGAAAGAAGCAAGTCCCGCTGAAAAAATAACACCCATGAAAAAAGACAGGTACCTGCCTTCTTACGTGACTGAAAAGGACATGGCTTCTCTTTTGAACAAAAAATCTCAGTCCGCGCCGAAAAATTTCAGGGACGAGGTGATAATAGATCTGCTATACAGCACAGGCATAAGATCCGAAGAACTCGCCCGCATTGACATAGGGGACGTAAATCTCGCTGAAAGAGAGATACGTGTTCTCGGCAAGAGAAACAAGACGAGAATCGCCCCTTTTCCCGAAGCTCTCTTGAAACGGCTGGCGGACTACATCCATGAAAGAAAAAATGAAAAGTCGAAAGACGGTTCCAATGCGCTTTTTTTGGGAAAACGGGGAGCGAGAATAAACACAAGAGAAATCAGAAGAATAGTGCACAGGGCGATTACCCCATTTATAACTGCTGAAAGGATGGGCGCTCACGTGCTCAGGCATTCTTTTGCGACTCACCTTCTCGACAACGGAGCTGACCTGAGGTTTGTTCAGGAACTTCTGGGTCATGCGAGCCCGACGACTACTCAGATTTACACGCACGTGTCTCTGAAAAGACTGAAAGACATTTACAAAACCGCCCATCCCCGGTCGGGGAAAAAGGACTGA
- a CDS encoding rhomboid family intramembrane serine protease, translating into MKIEFRPNEQRKVVVSSGSGIAVKVFIIACVSVFIVQFFSGPEVGMNILAQKLGLVPLRVWKNFELWRLVTYVFLHGGFFHLFLNLFVFWMFGSELETHWGSGEFLKYITIGGIGAGLLQVVVSHNSLIPVVGASGVVFALLLAYGLEFPDRKIYLYFLFPVKARYLVMILGAVEILMIISDRSSNIAHLAHLGGMVFGFIYLRFLKKTKISSRNSQFNIPYRALSEDDKTLKTGNLIRFYDDETIKRELDRILTKIKYQGKESITVEEMMILKEAGRRFSRNFN; encoded by the coding sequence ATGAAGATAGAGTTCAGACCGAATGAACAGAGAAAAGTTGTCGTGTCGTCAGGCTCCGGAATAGCGGTTAAAGTATTTATCATCGCCTGTGTGAGCGTTTTTATAGTTCAGTTCTTTTCCGGTCCCGAAGTTGGCATGAACATTCTCGCGCAAAAGTTAGGACTGGTCCCGCTCAGGGTGTGGAAGAATTTTGAACTTTGGAGGCTGGTGACCTACGTGTTCCTTCACGGCGGTTTTTTTCACCTGTTTCTCAACCTGTTCGTATTCTGGATGTTCGGATCCGAACTCGAAACGCATTGGGGCAGCGGAGAATTCCTGAAATACATTACTATTGGCGGAATAGGCGCCGGGTTGCTTCAGGTAGTCGTAAGTCACAATTCACTAATACCGGTCGTCGGGGCTTCAGGAGTCGTTTTTGCGCTCCTTCTGGCGTACGGTTTGGAATTTCCGGACAGGAAAATTTATCTTTATTTTCTTTTTCCTGTCAAAGCGAGATATCTCGTCATGATACTGGGTGCCGTCGAGATTCTGATGATTATTTCCGACAGATCGTCCAACATAGCTCATCTGGCTCATCTCGGAGGCATGGTTTTCGGTTTTATTTATCTCAGGTTTTTAAAAAAAACGAAGATTTCGAGCAGAAATTCGCAGTTCAACATTCCTTACAGAGCCTTAAGTGAAGATGACAAAACGCTGAAAACAGGAAATTTGATCAGATTTTACGACGACGAGACTATAAAAAGAGAACTCGACAGGATTCTGACCAAGATTAAGTACCAGGGTAAAGAATCCATCACCGTCGAAGAGATGATGATTCTCAAGGAAGCCGGCAGGCGTTTCAGCAGAAATTTCAACTGA
- a CDS encoding AAA family ATPase — protein sequence MTDVIIYSLLCGAHSLIIGVPGLGKTLTVQTVASLLDLDFRRIQFTPDLMPSDITGSDVLEEDALTGKREFRFIKGPLFANIILADEINRTPPKTQAALLEAMQERQVTASGKTYALPSPFFVLATQNPIEQEGTYPLPEAELDRFMFSYTMDYPSAQDEAKITLDTTSERDVTFSPVLGKQKMEKFKKLVEKIPVSQSLVNKAVEISRATRPSKSSPKWASKYILWGAGTRACQNLIFGAKAKAASENRSTPNEDDLFFFIDYVLKHRLVLSFTAEAEQVNHQDILEMLKKEINRR from the coding sequence ATGACGGATGTAATAATCTATTCTCTTCTCTGCGGCGCTCACAGTCTGATAATCGGCGTACCCGGTCTCGGCAAAACCCTTACGGTACAGACAGTGGCGTCTCTTCTTGACCTCGATTTCAGGAGAATTCAGTTTACTCCGGACCTAATGCCATCGGACATCACGGGATCTGATGTTCTCGAAGAAGACGCACTGACCGGAAAAAGGGAGTTCAGATTCATAAAAGGCCCTTTGTTCGCCAACATTATTCTCGCTGACGAGATAAACAGAACTCCTCCGAAAACGCAGGCGGCTCTGCTCGAAGCCATGCAGGAGAGGCAGGTCACCGCTTCAGGCAAAACATACGCTCTGCCTTCGCCTTTTTTCGTTCTGGCCACTCAAAATCCAATCGAACAGGAAGGGACTTACCCTCTACCCGAAGCCGAACTCGACAGATTCATGTTCAGCTATACAATGGATTATCCATCGGCCCAGGACGAAGCGAAGATAACGCTTGATACCACATCCGAAAGGGACGTCACCTTCTCTCCTGTTCTTGGTAAGCAAAAAATGGAAAAATTCAAAAAGCTTGTCGAGAAAATCCCCGTTTCTCAGAGTTTGGTGAACAAAGCGGTTGAAATCTCGAGAGCGACCAGACCGTCGAAGTCTTCACCGAAATGGGCTTCAAAATACATACTTTGGGGAGCGGGGACGAGGGCTTGCCAGAATCTGATTTTCGGTGCCAAAGCAAAAGCCGCAAGCGAAAACAGAAGCACACCGAATGAAGACGATTTGTTCTTTTTTATTGATTACGTTTTAAAACACAGACTGGTCCTGAGTTTTACCGCAGAAGCCGAGCAGGTAAACCATCAGGACATTTTGGAAATGCTCAAGAAAGAAATAAACCGGAGGTAA
- a CDS encoding DUF3108 domain-containing protein, with the protein MKKFLLIAIMLCSVLLSAEVPWSVGENLRFSVQYGAITAGEAVMVVQSYETVSGRQTYKIVSYLRTNDYFSKIFRIDDTYQSFMDIELLSSRKFVKHIEEGSYRAEREIIFIPELNVALYDEEKFPIEDNTQDLLSCIYYARTLPLEVGEKYPINIHDSKKNYSGYIDVLRSETVSTPLGEFECVVARATVEGATIFASRDGLEVWYTNDNWHIPVLVSLKIMVGSIQMVLVDADMGN; encoded by the coding sequence GTGAAAAAATTCCTTTTGATAGCGATTATGCTTTGTTCAGTTCTTTTATCCGCCGAAGTTCCCTGGTCGGTGGGGGAGAACCTGAGATTTTCAGTACAATACGGAGCCATTACAGCGGGGGAAGCGGTCATGGTAGTTCAGAGCTACGAAACCGTGTCGGGAAGACAGACATATAAAATTGTCAGTTACCTGAGAACGAACGACTATTTTTCCAAAATATTCAGGATAGACGACACTTATCAGAGTTTCATGGACATTGAACTTCTGTCTTCGAGGAAATTTGTAAAGCACATCGAAGAAGGATCATACAGGGCTGAAAGAGAGATAATTTTTATTCCGGAATTGAACGTCGCGCTGTATGACGAAGAAAAATTTCCAATTGAAGATAACACGCAGGACCTCCTGTCCTGCATATATTACGCCAGAACGCTTCCTCTCGAAGTTGGCGAGAAATATCCCATAAACATTCATGATTCAAAAAAGAATTATTCCGGATACATAGACGTCCTCCGTTCCGAAACAGTCAGCACTCCTCTTGGGGAGTTTGAGTGCGTTGTAGCAAGAGCCACGGTAGAAGGGGCCACTATTTTTGCCAGCAGAGACGGTCTTGAAGTCTGGTACACTAACGACAACTGGCACATACCGGTTCTCGTCAGCCTTAAAATAATGGTAGGTTCGATTCAAATGGTTTTGGTCGACGCGGACATGGGAAATTGA
- a CDS encoding mannose-1-phosphate guanylyltransferase, whose product MNSPVKLTSVIIAGGKGERFWPLSTSERPKQFITLWNADKKSMLDVTYERLETLSPGDTWILTTSSLKEPLKKAGYGENRIIFEPEGKNTAMAVAFACVMFEKATIGVFPADHVIEGEIKFQKCVEQACELAEKGDIVIFGIEPDRADTGYGYIEIGKKTGDNSHEVSQFREKPDLATAKSYLEKGNYLWNGGMFVFRTDVMLEAFRKHAPHFDESISLLKNYAKTKDGIFLERAYAAAQSQPIDIAIIEKTRNVKCVSCDFFWDDVGSWLALRRLRKPDADGNVVIGNVSVENVKNSILLSEDSLLAMGLSEAVIVQGKHGTLISSVEEIGSLKKAIGRLSENSAGDKQQG is encoded by the coding sequence TTGAACTCCCCTGTCAAACTCACTTCAGTAATAATTGCTGGAGGCAAAGGCGAACGGTTCTGGCCTCTGAGCACCTCCGAAAGGCCGAAGCAGTTCATAACCCTTTGGAACGCCGACAAAAAGAGCATGCTTGATGTGACTTATGAAAGGCTGGAAACTCTTTCGCCTGGCGACACCTGGATACTTACAACATCGTCGCTGAAAGAGCCTCTCAAAAAAGCAGGGTACGGGGAAAACAGGATCATTTTTGAACCGGAGGGAAAGAACACTGCCATGGCTGTCGCTTTTGCCTGCGTGATGTTCGAAAAAGCGACCATCGGCGTTTTTCCCGCGGACCATGTAATAGAAGGCGAAATTAAATTCCAAAAATGCGTGGAACAGGCCTGCGAACTGGCAGAAAAAGGCGACATCGTCATTTTCGGAATTGAACCGGACAGAGCGGACACGGGATACGGATACATAGAAATCGGAAAAAAAACAGGTGATAATTCGCACGAAGTTTCTCAGTTCAGGGAGAAACCGGACCTCGCGACGGCGAAGTCTTATTTAGAGAAAGGCAATTACCTCTGGAACGGAGGGATGTTCGTATTCAGAACCGACGTAATGCTTGAAGCATTCAGGAAACACGCTCCACATTTCGATGAATCCATATCTTTGCTAAAAAATTACGCGAAGACAAAAGACGGAATTTTCCTCGAAAGAGCTTATGCGGCAGCGCAATCACAACCGATAGACATAGCAATAATAGAAAAAACCCGAAACGTCAAATGTGTTTCGTGCGATTTTTTCTGGGACGACGTAGGATCCTGGCTCGCGCTCAGAAGACTGAGAAAACCCGACGCAGACGGCAATGTTGTGATTGGAAACGTGTCAGTTGAAAACGTGAAAAATTCCATACTTCTTTCGGAAGATTCTCTGCTGGCAATGGGATTGTCTGAAGCAGTAATCGTTCAGGGGAAACACGGCACACTGATTTCCAGCGTCGAAGAAATCGGTTCTTTAAAAAAAGCTATAGGACGTCTTAGTGAAAATTCTGCTGGCGACAAACAACAGGGATAA
- the rdgB gene encoding RdgB/HAM1 family non-canonical purine NTP pyrophosphatase yields MKILLATNNRDKRREISDVLSSDRIELVFPESLPETPPFVVEDGFSYEENSLKKARAFSLWAGMSALADDTGLEISALSGEPGIYSARYAGEKASYEDNVRLLLENLKDQSDRRAKFVCVICLYTFLKESFFFRGEIEGFISFFPSGNKGFGYDPVFVPNGHGVSFAEMPEELKNKISHRAKALEAFSRWLKSVDLRILGV; encoded by the coding sequence GTGAAAATTCTGCTGGCGACAAACAACAGGGATAAGCGAAGAGAAATTTCTGACGTACTCTCCTCGGACCGGATTGAACTCGTCTTTCCCGAATCTTTGCCTGAAACGCCGCCATTTGTCGTCGAGGATGGATTTTCTTACGAAGAGAATTCGCTTAAGAAAGCCCGCGCCTTTTCGCTTTGGGCTGGAATGAGCGCCCTGGCGGACGACACCGGACTCGAAATTTCCGCTCTTTCCGGTGAACCGGGAATTTATTCGGCAAGATACGCCGGCGAAAAAGCTTCCTACGAGGACAACGTCAGGTTGCTTCTTGAAAACCTCAAAGACCAAAGCGACAGAAGAGCAAAATTCGTTTGTGTGATATGTTTATACACTTTTTTAAAAGAAAGTTTTTTCTTCAGGGGCGAAATCGAAGGCTTTATATCGTTTTTTCCCTCGGGAAATAAAGGATTCGGGTACGATCCCGTGTTTGTACCAAATGGACACGGCGTGAGTTTCGCTGAAATGCCTGAGGAATTAAAAAACAAGATCAGCCACAGGGCAAAAGCTCTTGAAGCGTTTTCTCGGTGGCTGAAATCCGTTGACCTTCGGATTTTGGGCGTTTAA
- a CDS encoding DUF1926 domain-containing protein, with product MTTLLKGFEALPKNYFILGLHCHQPVGNFGFVFEENFKMAYEPFIEMMKKFDRIKVALHYSGPLLEWAEENNPEFLNNLASFSSQERIEIISGGFYEPILPAIPRWDALGQIKYMNGWIFERFGVKPKGLWLAERAWEPHLPSLLYDAGMNFTFLDDFHFFGAGVAEDRLGGYHVSEDQNKKINVFPISKDLRYAIPFHQVEEAVRLVKSAPKNLNGDSLAVLFDDGEKFGTWPGTFQHVYTGSWLENFFRAISEDPEIEMILPSQAVAKLSPAGLTYFPACSYFELTQWCLPTEARIDIETFSENVKKNGNNEKYEGFLRGGFWRNYLSKYPESNQLNKRVALISESSLDDDCRPDEKRKCIWRAQCNCGYWHGIFGGIYLPHLRESLYKNLLSAEKIHFAETKEGSDWSKLSAVDINSDGRDELLYHDSKITAVIDPFKGGMITELSDRDVMFNFANCLTRKEEAYHRHMKTLPEDNDSGVATIHDKYLYRDRDAAQFLYFDTDSQGIFFDLVSLGKENEDPFRDGVIFDSRKSFRDCSTKKEGDNWIFDFEKDMTEKFSIKNTKILTANSKRIMSFYSLENLSDACLYFRCYICLLVPEAFSEKRRFSFGNGEKSAFPGDRTEFNGNALKFTDEVVGSVLTMSSSVSADWLLTPAYSVNLSESGFEKNMQSVIISAGRWFCEDRKEEMTVEININNWR from the coding sequence TTGACGACACTCTTGAAAGGTTTTGAAGCTTTGCCAAAAAATTATTTCATTCTCGGACTTCACTGCCATCAGCCCGTTGGAAATTTCGGGTTCGTTTTCGAAGAGAATTTTAAAATGGCCTACGAACCCTTCATAGAAATGATGAAAAAATTCGACAGAATAAAAGTCGCGTTGCATTATTCCGGTCCTCTTCTCGAATGGGCCGAAGAAAACAATCCGGAGTTTTTAAATAACCTCGCATCTTTCTCCTCCCAGGAAAGAATCGAAATTATTTCGGGGGGATTTTACGAGCCCATACTTCCCGCCATACCCAGATGGGACGCGCTGGGACAGATAAAATACATGAACGGGTGGATATTTGAAAGATTTGGCGTTAAACCGAAAGGATTATGGCTCGCTGAAAGAGCGTGGGAGCCGCATCTACCTTCCTTGCTCTACGACGCCGGAATGAATTTCACATTTCTCGACGATTTTCATTTTTTCGGAGCCGGTGTCGCTGAAGACAGACTTGGCGGATATCACGTCAGTGAAGATCAGAATAAAAAAATAAACGTCTTCCCGATTTCGAAAGACCTGAGATACGCCATTCCGTTTCACCAGGTCGAAGAGGCCGTAAGACTTGTAAAATCGGCGCCGAAAAATCTCAATGGAGATTCTCTTGCCGTTTTGTTCGACGACGGGGAAAAATTCGGAACGTGGCCCGGAACTTTTCAACACGTATATACAGGAAGCTGGCTTGAAAACTTTTTCAGAGCCATTTCTGAAGATCCCGAAATTGAGATGATACTGCCTTCGCAAGCGGTGGCGAAACTTTCTCCGGCAGGATTGACCTATTTTCCGGCTTGTTCATATTTTGAACTGACTCAGTGGTGCCTGCCCACCGAAGCGAGGATTGATATTGAAACTTTTTCTGAGAATGTGAAAAAAAACGGAAATAACGAGAAATACGAAGGATTTTTAAGAGGCGGATTTTGGAGAAATTACCTGTCGAAGTATCCGGAATCCAATCAGCTGAACAAGAGAGTCGCGTTGATTTCCGAATCATCGCTCGACGATGACTGCCGGCCAGACGAAAAAAGGAAATGTATTTGGAGAGCACAGTGCAATTGCGGATATTGGCACGGTATATTCGGAGGGATATACCTGCCGCACCTCAGAGAAAGCCTCTACAAAAATCTTCTGTCGGCCGAGAAAATTCATTTTGCGGAAACAAAAGAAGGATCGGACTGGTCTAAATTATCAGCCGTAGATATCAACTCCGACGGCAGGGATGAATTGCTTTATCACGATTCGAAAATCACGGCCGTGATAGATCCTTTCAAAGGAGGAATGATAACAGAGCTCAGCGACAGGGACGTCATGTTCAATTTTGCCAACTGTCTTACACGAAAAGAGGAAGCTTATCACAGACACATGAAGACCTTGCCGGAAGATAACGACAGTGGAGTTGCGACCATACACGACAAATATCTTTACAGGGACCGGGATGCCGCACAATTCCTCTATTTTGACACCGATTCGCAGGGGATTTTTTTCGATCTTGTCTCTCTCGGCAAAGAGAACGAAGACCCGTTCAGAGATGGAGTGATTTTTGACAGCAGAAAATCCTTCAGAGATTGCTCGACTAAAAAAGAAGGTGATAACTGGATATTCGATTTCGAAAAAGATATGACCGAAAAATTTTCTATTAAAAATACAAAAATTTTGACGGCAAATTCAAAGAGAATCATGTCCTTTTATTCACTCGAAAACCTTTCGGATGCCTGTCTTTATTTCAGGTGTTATATTTGCCTTCTCGTGCCCGAAGCCTTCAGCGAGAAGAGGCGTTTCTCTTTCGGTAACGGCGAAAAATCAGCCTTTCCCGGAGACAGAACCGAATTCAATGGAAATGCTTTGAAATTTACCGATGAAGTGGTTGGATCAGTATTGACGATGTCTTCCTCCGTATCAGCAGATTGGCTTTTAACGCCTGCTTATTCTGTTAATCTCAGCGAAAGCGGATTTGAAAAGAACATGCAGTCGGTCATAATATCAGCCGGACGCTGGTTTTGCGAAGACAGAAAAGAAGAAATGACGGTTGAAATAAATATTAACAACTGGAGGTAA